A window of the Thalassospira indica genome harbors these coding sequences:
- a CDS encoding GNAT family N-acetyltransferase, translated as MSSKVPRIETERLILRRMSFDDWPDYVSMLASKRSAHMGGPYDAEGAWAMFCRDAAQWDFFSVGALMIDEKSTGHCVGQVGINFGPPFPEYELGWLVYPDAEGKGYAFEAATALSDWAFNARGLPTLVSYIAPENDRSLVLANRLGAVLDQNAARPDPDDLVFRHPKG; from the coding sequence ATGTCGTCTAAGGTCCCTAGGATTGAGACCGAACGCCTGATCTTGCGCAGGATGTCGTTTGACGACTGGCCGGATTACGTATCCATGCTTGCGTCAAAGCGCTCAGCACACATGGGCGGCCCATATGATGCTGAGGGTGCTTGGGCGATGTTTTGTCGCGATGCTGCACAATGGGATTTTTTCAGCGTTGGTGCGCTGATGATCGATGAGAAATCGACCGGTCACTGCGTTGGTCAAGTGGGCATCAATTTTGGGCCGCCGTTCCCTGAATATGAACTAGGTTGGCTTGTGTATCCAGATGCAGAAGGCAAGGGATATGCGTTTGAGGCAGCAACGGCCTTGAGTGATTGGGCGTTTAACGCGCGCGGCTTGCCAACGCTTGTAAGCTACATCGCACCAGAAAATGATCGATCACTTGTCCTGGCAAACCGTCTTGGCGCAGTTCTGGATCAGAATGCCGCCCGTCCTGATCCAGATGACCTTGTTTTCAGACACCCCAAAGGCTGA
- a CDS encoding 3-phenylpropionate MFS transporter has protein sequence MNTPNATPSLKPSPATDPDRMKTAATLALFFSGLFLIQGVFLPYWPVWLKSQGLSAAEIGILLSLPNWVRVFADPLIAQRADRTGNRKTPMLWLAGIYVISILAFPLSSDFWWLAGLSVVIGFTFSPLLPLGTTITVHECKARELDYGRVRLWGSLAFILASYGAGWVLDGTSTEWIVWMLFVAGIVNFAITTRMPDPQTDRPLRSGSSLIYLLRKPVFLIYLACIGFAQGAHGTYYAFASVHWESAGYSHEMIGVFWSIGVIAEIVLFAVAGRFVRGRHPGILFAIGAGSGILRWIVLGTTDNLWLIILVQPLHAMTFGITHLAAVSFIARAIPQQLATSAQSLMATLSMGVFLGSSIWISGPLYEQFGSQVYYLMALFSAISVVFAIVLTQTWRGEDQTFCN, from the coding sequence ATGAACACGCCAAACGCCACACCATCATTGAAACCGTCACCGGCCACCGATCCCGACCGGATGAAAACGGCAGCAACACTGGCCTTGTTCTTTTCGGGACTATTCCTGATTCAGGGTGTTTTTCTGCCTTATTGGCCGGTCTGGTTGAAGTCCCAGGGGTTATCGGCGGCCGAAATTGGCATCCTGCTTTCGCTGCCGAACTGGGTGCGCGTCTTTGCCGATCCGTTGATTGCCCAACGTGCTGATCGCACCGGGAACCGCAAGACGCCAATGCTGTGGCTTGCTGGCATATATGTGATTTCCATTCTGGCCTTCCCGCTTTCAAGTGATTTTTGGTGGCTTGCGGGCCTTTCAGTCGTTATCGGCTTTACGTTCTCACCGTTACTGCCGCTTGGAACGACCATCACGGTCCATGAATGCAAGGCGCGCGAGCTTGATTATGGGCGCGTTCGACTATGGGGGTCGCTTGCCTTTATTCTGGCCTCTTATGGTGCGGGCTGGGTTCTGGATGGAACATCGACGGAATGGATCGTCTGGATGCTGTTCGTTGCCGGGATCGTGAATTTTGCCATTACGACCCGTATGCCCGACCCGCAAACTGACCGCCCGCTCAGATCCGGTTCATCGCTGATCTATCTGCTGCGCAAACCGGTTTTTCTGATCTATCTCGCCTGCATCGGGTTTGCCCAGGGTGCTCATGGCACTTACTACGCCTTTGCGTCAGTCCATTGGGAATCAGCCGGTTACTCGCATGAAATGATTGGCGTTTTCTGGTCAATTGGTGTGATTGCCGAGATAGTTCTGTTTGCCGTCGCCGGGCGGTTTGTCCGTGGACGCCATCCGGGTATCTTGTTTGCGATTGGTGCGGGATCGGGAATTTTACGCTGGATTGTACTGGGTACAACCGACAATCTATGGTTGATTATCTTGGTTCAACCCCTTCATGCGATGACATTCGGGATCACACATTTGGCCGCCGTCAGTTTTATCGCCCGTGCCATACCCCAACAACTTGCCACCTCGGCACAAAGCCTGATGGCAACACTGTCCATGGGCGTCTTCCTTGGCAGCAGCATCTGGATTTCCGGCCCGCTGTATGAGCAGTTCGGATCGCAGGTCTATTACCTGATGGCGTTATTTTCGGCGATTTCTGTGGTGTTTGCGATTGTGCTTACGCAAACCTGGCGCGGAGAGGATCAGACCTTTTGCAACTGA
- a CDS encoding class I SAM-dependent methyltransferase: protein MTSMPFSLRMRRLKLGLKTLIGAEPAGYFIPYRYASETAKAVGRPTYPAIETMMDTAAPTMKAWLTKAAKYQEAFASFGNATPPEPRWQQSWFPRLDGMMAYVFTREFRPDRIIEIGSGHSTRFYYRAIKDGELDTAFHAIDPAPRADIAKLPITVERTIVQKADPSVFTTLTGADFLSIDSSHILMPGTDVDMLFSSVIPTLPSGAIIHVHDITLPDDYPEIWQWRGYNEQQGVAALLAGSGFEIMWSSAYATTRMREEVDQSIANGIHLPDGAHETSLWLRKK, encoded by the coding sequence ATGACCTCGATGCCGTTCTCTCTAAGAATGCGCCGCTTGAAACTTGGTTTGAAAACACTGATTGGCGCTGAGCCTGCCGGCTATTTCATCCCTTACCGCTATGCCAGCGAGACGGCAAAGGCCGTGGGGCGCCCAACATACCCGGCAATCGAAACCATGATGGACACGGCCGCCCCCACCATGAAGGCGTGGCTGACCAAGGCCGCAAAGTATCAGGAGGCGTTTGCGAGTTTCGGCAATGCCACCCCGCCGGAGCCGCGCTGGCAACAAAGCTGGTTTCCGCGCCTTGATGGCATGATGGCCTATGTCTTTACCCGTGAATTTCGCCCGGACCGGATCATTGAAATCGGTTCGGGTCATTCAACACGGTTTTATTACCGGGCGATCAAGGACGGCGAACTCGATACGGCATTTCATGCGATTGATCCGGCGCCACGCGCTGATATCGCAAAGCTTCCGATCACCGTCGAACGCACCATCGTGCAAAAGGCCGATCCATCGGTTTTCACAACCCTGACCGGTGCGGATTTCCTGTCGATCGATTCAAGTCACATCCTGATGCCCGGCACCGATGTTGACATGCTGTTTTCATCGGTCATCCCAACCCTGCCGAGCGGGGCGATCATCCATGTCCACGACATCACCCTGCCCGATGACTATCCGGAAATCTGGCAATGGCGCGGATATAACGAACAACAAGGTGTCGCAGCGCTTCTGGCAGGCAGTGGATTTGAAATCATGTGGTCAAGCGCCTATGCCACCACCCGCATGCGTGAAGAGGTCGATCAATCGATTGCCAATGGCATTCACCTGCCTGATGGGGCACATGAAACAAGTCTGTGGCTGCGAAAGAAGTAG
- a CDS encoding alpha/beta hydrolase codes for MSPELEIFRRSPTGKPKSKHPLVFVHGAYTGAWCWNEHFLTWFADRGFETVAFSLRGHGGSGGRELRSLASIDDYVEDLEEVVETLGKKPVLIGHSMGGYVIQKYLERHSAEAAVLMASVPPEGLIASNAMMAMAQPDLFFHMFWLQAIGPHTLLRERLGRAMLSPDIAEDEGMIYFGRLETESQRAITDMMGANPIFLTKDEAPAMLVMGARDDEIIQSELIHHTAKRYGADYALIDDIHHAMMLDQNWEKVAETILEWLQVKLVSQQRSKGNKTAA; via the coding sequence ATGAGTCCCGAATTGGAGATTTTCCGTCGCAGCCCGACAGGCAAACCCAAAAGTAAACATCCATTGGTGTTTGTACATGGCGCCTATACCGGAGCGTGGTGCTGGAACGAACATTTCCTGACCTGGTTTGCAGATCGCGGCTTTGAGACCGTGGCGTTTTCCTTGCGCGGCCATGGCGGAAGTGGCGGTCGTGAACTGCGCAGCCTTGCATCCATTGACGATTACGTCGAAGACCTTGAAGAGGTTGTCGAGACCCTTGGCAAGAAGCCGGTGCTGATTGGTCATTCGATGGGCGGCTATGTCATTCAGAAATATCTCGAACGCCACAGTGCCGAGGCCGCCGTCCTGATGGCCTCAGTCCCGCCAGAAGGCCTCATTGCCAGCAATGCGATGATGGCAATGGCCCAGCCCGATCTGTTTTTCCATATGTTCTGGCTTCAGGCCATTGGCCCCCATACCCTGCTTCGTGAACGTCTGGGGCGTGCGATGCTGTCGCCTGATATCGCCGAAGATGAAGGCATGATCTATTTCGGGCGGCTCGAAACAGAAAGCCAACGGGCGATTACGGACATGATGGGCGCCAATCCGATCTTCCTGACGAAGGATGAAGCGCCAGCCATGCTGGTCATGGGCGCACGCGACGATGAAATCATCCAGAGCGAGCTGATCCACCACACAGCCAAGCGCTATGGCGCGGATTATGCCCTGATTGACGACATCCACCACGCGATGATGCTCGATCAAAACTGGGAAAAGGTCGCCGAAACCATACTGGAATGGCTACAGGTCAAGCTCGTTAGCCAACAGCGCAGCAAAGGTAACAAGACAGCGGCCTAG
- the dusA gene encoding tRNA dihydrouridine(20/20a) synthase DusA: MTVNRRISVAPMMDWTDRHDRYFLRQISRHTLLYTEMVTTGAILHGGVERHLRYNDAEHPVALQLGGSDPSDLARACEIANDYAYDEINLNCGCPSDRVQNGAFGACLMATPDVVAKCVKSMISASNAPVTVKNRIGIDDQEDYPSLKRFTETVAEAGCKTFIVHARKAWLKGLSPKENREVPPLKYELVYQLKQEFPELEILINGGIKTLDETDAHLKHVDGVMIGREAYQNPYVLADVDRRFYGDDAKPLSRHQVVEAMLPYIEEHLKEEHGTIGHVTRHMLGLFQQMRGAKQWRRYLSENAHRKGAGTEVVREALALVPEQDDEVLSA; the protein is encoded by the coding sequence ATGACTGTTAATCGGCGTATTTCCGTCGCCCCGATGATGGATTGGACGGATCGGCATGATCGCTATTTTCTGCGGCAGATCAGTCGTCATACGTTGCTTTATACCGAAATGGTCACCACGGGCGCCATTCTTCACGGCGGCGTGGAACGTCATCTCCGCTATAACGACGCCGAACACCCGGTTGCGCTTCAGCTTGGCGGCAGCGACCCGTCTGATCTGGCGCGCGCCTGCGAAATCGCCAATGACTATGCCTATGATGAAATCAATCTGAATTGCGGTTGCCCGTCTGACCGCGTGCAGAACGGCGCCTTTGGCGCCTGTCTGATGGCGACGCCAGATGTCGTTGCGAAGTGCGTGAAATCGATGATTTCGGCCAGCAACGCCCCGGTCACAGTCAAAAACCGCATCGGCATTGACGATCAGGAAGACTACCCGTCGCTGAAACGCTTTACCGAAACGGTTGCCGAGGCTGGCTGCAAGACTTTCATCGTTCACGCGCGCAAGGCGTGGCTCAAAGGCCTTTCGCCCAAGGAAAACCGAGAAGTTCCGCCGTTAAAGTACGAGTTGGTCTATCAGCTTAAACAGGAATTCCCGGAACTTGAAATTCTGATCAACGGTGGCATCAAGACGCTTGATGAAACCGACGCGCATCTGAAACATGTCGATGGTGTCATGATCGGGCGTGAAGCCTATCAGAACCCTTATGTTCTGGCCGATGTCGACCGGCGTTTTTATGGCGATGACGCCAAGCCCCTGAGCCGCCATCAGGTGGTTGAGGCCATGCTGCCCTATATCGAAGAACACCTGAAAGAAGAACATGGCACCATTGGCCATGTCACCCGCCATATGCTGGGCCTGTTCCAGCAAATGCGCGGTGCAAAACAATGGCGCCGTTATCTGAGCGAAAATGCCCATCGCAAAGGTGCAGGTACGGAAGTCGTACGCGAAGCCCTGGCCCTTGTCCCCGAACAGGATGACGAGGTCCTGTCTGCATGA
- the ggt gene encoding gamma-glutamyltransferase — MPLNAPVSFETVKPRPRLLATLIAAGLCAFVGQGAVAQQTTDAVAPEASTAGSSSEMRKAATASNWMISAANPLAVEAGANILRSGGNAIDAMVTIQTMLGLVEPQSSGLGGGAFLVYFDAASGKLTTLDGRETAPLNATPTLFQDENGEPLKFYDAVVGGRSVGTPGTPALMKTAHEKWGQLPWNSLFDPAIDIATTGFEVSPRLAALIADDQEKLSRDPEAEGYFFDKDGAPLAAGTLLRNPKYAKTLQDLAVNGTVNFYQGQIAQDIVDKVKGASWNPGVLSLADFATYHVKERPAVCIEYRDHDVCGMGPPSSGALTVGQILGLLEPYDIAAMGPSSAQSWRLIGDASRLAFADRGRYMADIDFVPMPLTGLLDKTYLAERSKLLDRDTALETVEPGMPSFSHAMKLADDEAIELPSTSHFSIVDIYGNAVSMTTTIENGFGSRLMVNGFMLNNELTDFSFKTHSDGVPIANALAPGKRPRSSMAPTIVMKDDKPVIVTGSPGGSRIIGYVAQSLIGMIDWNMSPKDAIDMPHLVNRFGTFDLEAGTDAENLASALEGMGFKTDIRDLNSGIHAIMITEDGLIGGADSRREGIVVGE; from the coding sequence ATGCCCCTTAACGCTCCTGTATCTTTCGAAACAGTCAAACCACGCCCAAGGCTTCTGGCAACCCTTATCGCTGCGGGCTTATGCGCCTTCGTTGGCCAAGGTGCTGTTGCCCAACAAACAACAGACGCCGTTGCGCCTGAGGCAAGCACGGCCGGTTCCTCGTCCGAAATGCGCAAGGCCGCCACTGCCAGCAACTGGATGATCAGTGCTGCCAACCCGCTGGCAGTTGAGGCAGGTGCTAATATCTTGCGATCTGGTGGCAACGCCATCGATGCGATGGTCACCATTCAGACCATGCTTGGCCTTGTCGAGCCACAATCATCCGGGCTTGGGGGCGGCGCATTTTTGGTTTATTTCGATGCAGCTAGTGGAAAGCTGACCACGCTTGATGGCCGCGAAACCGCCCCACTGAACGCAACGCCGACGCTATTCCAGGATGAAAACGGTGAACCGCTTAAGTTTTATGATGCGGTTGTCGGCGGCAGATCGGTTGGCACGCCCGGCACCCCTGCCCTGATGAAGACGGCACACGAAAAGTGGGGGCAACTTCCTTGGAATAGCCTGTTCGATCCGGCAATTGATATCGCCACGACGGGCTTTGAAGTTTCTCCGCGTCTTGCTGCCTTGATCGCTGATGATCAGGAAAAACTCTCACGCGATCCCGAGGCCGAGGGTTATTTCTTTGACAAGGATGGTGCGCCACTTGCTGCTGGTACGCTCCTTCGCAATCCGAAATATGCCAAGACCCTGCAAGATCTGGCGGTCAACGGAACCGTGAATTTCTATCAGGGTCAGATCGCCCAGGACATTGTCGACAAGGTTAAGGGTGCCAGTTGGAACCCCGGTGTCCTGTCACTTGCCGATTTCGCCACGTATCACGTCAAGGAACGCCCGGCCGTCTGTATCGAGTATCGCGATCATGATGTGTGCGGCATGGGACCGCCTTCTTCGGGGGCGCTGACGGTTGGGCAGATCCTTGGACTGCTTGAGCCATATGATATCGCCGCGATGGGCCCCAGTTCTGCACAAAGCTGGCGTTTGATCGGCGATGCATCGCGTTTGGCATTTGCAGATCGCGGGCGCTACATGGCCGATATTGATTTTGTCCCGATGCCATTGACAGGATTGCTTGATAAAACCTATTTGGCGGAACGATCCAAACTGCTTGATAGGGACACCGCGCTTGAAACCGTCGAACCCGGCATGCCGAGCTTTAGCCACGCCATGAAATTGGCCGACGACGAAGCGATTGAACTGCCAAGCACCAGCCATTTCTCGATCGTTGATATCTATGGCAATGCGGTTTCGATGACGACCACCATTGAAAACGGCTTTGGTTCACGCCTGATGGTGAACGGCTTTATGCTCAATAACGAACTGACCGATTTCTCGTTCAAGACCCATTCCGATGGCGTCCCGATTGCCAACGCCTTGGCACCCGGCAAACGCCCGCGTTCATCCATGGCGCCCACCATCGTGATGAAGGACGACAAACCGGTAATTGTCACTGGTTCACCGGGTGGATCGCGCATCATTGGGTATGTGGCACAGTCGCTTATCGGGATGATTGATTGGAACATGTCGCCCAAGGACGCCATCGACATGCCCCATCTGGTCAACCGGTTCGGCACCTTTGACCTTGAGGCTGGAACCGATGCCGAAAACTTGGCCTCGGCACTGGAAGGCATGGGCTTTAAGACCGATATCCGCGACCTTAATTCCGGCATTCATGCCATTATGATCACCGAAGACGGCCTGATTGGCGGGGCTGATTCCCGCCGCGAAGGCATTGTGGTTGGTGAATAA
- a CDS encoding ArsC/Spx/MgsR family protein — MVTIYGIKNCDTVRKTLKWFEAKGIENKLHDFRADGIDAKTIEAWLDEVRGKVLINKRGPSYRNLGDDDKATLEQGGAAAAAVLAANPTVIKRPVVDFGSTRTVAYDEERWSELAGL; from the coding sequence ATGGTTACGATTTACGGCATCAAGAACTGCGACACTGTCCGCAAAACCCTTAAATGGTTTGAGGCCAAGGGCATTGAAAACAAGCTCCATGATTTCCGGGCTGATGGTATTGACGCCAAGACCATTGAAGCCTGGCTTGATGAAGTCAGGGGTAAGGTTTTGATCAATAAGCGCGGGCCGAGTTATCGCAACCTCGGTGACGACGACAAAGCGACATTGGAGCAGGGCGGTGCCGCTGCGGCCGCGGTGCTTGCCGCCAATCCGACCGTGATCAAACGTCCGGTTGTTGATTTCGGATCGACCCGGACGGTCGCCTATGATGAGGAACGCTGGTCTGAGCTGGCCGGTTTGTAA
- a CDS encoding ABC transporter permease: MSKETEKRNEHFVDSAPFDPWDREELTPEQEKYFLASQWQLMWWRLKRHRLAYFSLIVLAIMYASVFIVEFIAPYAQETRNSEYIHHPPQGIHLFHDGEFVGPFTYGTDFSVNMETLKPTYTVNPDRIEPLRFFCSGDEYEFWGMIDMDFHFVCPSEDGTLFMFGTDRLGRDMLSRMIYGARVSLTIGLVGISVSFLLGILIGGAAGYYGGWVDSTAQRAIEVIRSLPEIPLWMALSAALPVTWSPILIYFGITIILGLIDWTGLARAVRSKLLALREEDYALAARLMGAKPKRIIARHLLPNFASHLIASVTLSIPNMILGETALSFLGLGLRAPVTSWGVLLNEAQNINAVAVYPWLMLPVVPVVVVVLAFNFLGDGLRDAADPYKN, encoded by the coding sequence TTGAGCAAGGAAACCGAAAAGCGCAACGAACATTTTGTTGATTCAGCACCGTTTGATCCCTGGGATCGCGAGGAACTGACGCCTGAGCAGGAAAAGTATTTCCTTGCCTCGCAATGGCAATTGATGTGGTGGCGTTTGAAACGGCACCGGCTGGCGTATTTTTCACTGATTGTTCTGGCGATCATGTACGCGTCGGTCTTTATCGTCGAGTTCATAGCACCCTATGCGCAGGAAACCCGCAATTCGGAATATATCCATCACCCGCCGCAGGGTATTCACCTGTTCCATGACGGCGAATTTGTCGGGCCTTTTACCTATGGCACAGATTTCTCCGTCAATATGGAAACGCTCAAACCGACTTACACGGTCAATCCGGACCGGATAGAGCCATTGCGCTTCTTCTGTTCGGGGGATGAGTATGAATTCTGGGGCATGATCGATATGGACTTCCATTTCGTCTGCCCGTCTGAAGACGGTACGCTGTTCATGTTTGGCACCGACAGGCTTGGTCGGGACATGTTGTCACGAATGATCTATGGCGCGCGGGTTTCGCTGACCATTGGTCTGGTGGGTATTTCCGTCAGTTTCCTTCTTGGTATCCTGATTGGCGGTGCGGCTGGGTATTACGGTGGCTGGGTTGATTCAACAGCCCAGCGCGCGATTGAAGTCATCCGTTCCTTGCCGGAAATTCCGCTTTGGATGGCACTTTCGGCGGCATTGCCCGTGACCTGGAGCCCGATCTTAATTTATTTCGGGATCACGATTATCCTTGGTCTGATTGACTGGACGGGGCTTGCACGCGCGGTTCGATCGAAACTGCTGGCGCTTCGTGAAGAGGACTATGCACTGGCGGCAAGGCTGATGGGGGCAAAGCCCAAACGGATTATTGCACGTCACTTGCTGCCGAACTTTGCCAGCCACCTGATCGCCTCCGTGACGCTGTCGATCCCGAACATGATCCTTGGTGAAACCGCACTTAGCTTCCTTGGGCTGGGACTGCGCGCGCCAGTGACCAGTTGGGGCGTGTTGCTCAATGAAGCGCAAAACATCAATGCGGTCGCGGTTTATCCCTGGCTGATGTTGCCGGTTGTCCCGGTTGTTGTCGTGGTGCTCGCCTTTAACTTCCTTGGCGATGGTCTACGGGATGCAGCTGATCCCTACAAGAACTGA
- the mnmC gene encoding bifunctional tRNA (5-methylaminomethyl-2-thiouridine)(34)-methyltransferase MnmD/FAD-dependent 5-carboxymethylaminomethyl-2-thiouridine(34) oxidoreductase MnmC, with amino-acid sequence MTANDVTRPAEGDEPRPAGEITWQDGNVPFSPHFGDIYFNPKDGLAETRYVFLEGNNLPSAWQDRENFVIGETGFGTGLNFLAAWQCWGTDPKRSRRLHFVSVEKYPLSRDDMIRAHQSWPELSQYSKQLAEIWPHETMLPGVHRFSLADGNVSLTLLIGDAIECWYGYDGNIDCWFLDGFAPSRNPDMWHPDLFAALAGASNRRVASLATFTAARIARDGLESAGFAISKRKGFAYKRDMITATLPASIGDNDDTPDLFEIADDPWFNLPRPKETKSVAVIGGGLAGSACADALNARGVAVTLFEKADQLASAASGNPIGMLEPYLTVDDAIMGRFYEAGYRFSHRKIKKLADHGLVEADFCGVIDLATSVRKRERLDGLIARLGDKPDLVEALDRDQASERFGLPLPYGGVFYPSAGWVNPPSVVRAFSDGIDIRFSTTITAIGDAEQGKVLTNENGDSYGPFDAVIIAGALETQMLSQTSWLRDHLNPVRGQISFLPEEIVANLGNGSVIKCVLSHKGYITPARDGLHVFGATFGRDDAQTNLREDDHAFNISQLGKVLPDVAAKISPDMLQGRASLRTTTADHLPLIGPAPDFDAYLASYGDIDKGKKGARYIDAPYHKDVYICTGFGARGLIGAPLAAEILASEICDMPLPLEKVLMDAIHPARFIIRGLKRRQLTA; translated from the coding sequence ATGACAGCAAACGATGTCACCAGGCCAGCAGAGGGTGATGAACCAAGACCTGCTGGTGAAATAACCTGGCAGGATGGCAATGTGCCGTTCTCTCCGCATTTTGGTGATATCTATTTCAATCCCAAGGATGGGCTTGCTGAAACGCGCTATGTGTTTCTTGAGGGCAACAACCTTCCATCTGCCTGGCAGGACCGCGAAAACTTTGTCATTGGCGAAACCGGCTTTGGCACTGGACTGAACTTTTTGGCCGCTTGGCAATGCTGGGGCACTGATCCCAAACGATCCAGACGCCTGCATTTCGTTTCCGTTGAAAAATACCCGCTGTCGCGCGATGACATGATCCGCGCACACCAGAGCTGGCCGGAACTATCGCAATATTCCAAACAGCTTGCCGAAATCTGGCCGCATGAAACCATGTTGCCCGGTGTGCACCGTTTTTCCCTTGCCGATGGCAATGTCAGTCTGACACTTTTGATCGGCGATGCGATTGAATGCTGGTATGGCTATGACGGGAATATTGATTGCTGGTTTCTTGATGGCTTTGCGCCCTCGCGCAATCCCGATATGTGGCATCCGGACCTGTTTGCTGCACTTGCTGGCGCGTCCAACCGGCGTGTTGCAAGCCTTGCGACTTTTACTGCCGCACGCATTGCTCGTGACGGCCTGGAAAGTGCCGGATTTGCAATCAGCAAGCGCAAAGGGTTTGCCTATAAACGCGACATGATCACGGCAACGCTTCCGGCATCGATTGGTGACAACGACGATACGCCGGACCTGTTTGAAATCGCCGATGATCCTTGGTTTAACCTGCCCCGTCCCAAGGAAACCAAATCTGTCGCCGTTATCGGTGGGGGACTTGCCGGTTCGGCCTGCGCGGATGCCTTAAACGCACGTGGCGTTGCCGTAACCCTTTTTGAAAAGGCCGATCAACTGGCCAGCGCGGCATCGGGCAATCCGATTGGCATGTTGGAGCCCTATCTGACCGTTGATGATGCCATCATGGGCCGGTTTTATGAGGCTGGTTACCGCTTCAGCCATCGCAAGATCAAAAAACTCGCCGATCATGGATTGGTCGAGGCTGATTTCTGCGGCGTGATTGATCTAGCCACCAGTGTCCGCAAACGTGAACGGCTTGATGGCCTGATCGCGCGTCTTGGCGACAAACCCGACCTTGTCGAGGCGCTTGACCGTGATCAGGCCTCAGAACGATTTGGCCTGCCCTTGCCCTATGGCGGTGTTTTTTATCCATCCGCCGGCTGGGTTAATCCGCCGTCGGTGGTGCGGGCCTTTTCTGATGGCATAGATATTCGGTTTTCAACAACCATCACGGCCATTGGCGATGCTGAACAAGGCAAAGTCCTGACCAATGAAAACGGGGATTCCTATGGGCCGTTTGATGCCGTTATCATCGCTGGCGCGCTTGAAACGCAAATGCTGTCTCAGACAAGCTGGCTTAGAGATCACCTGAACCCTGTTCGTGGTCAGATCAGTTTTCTGCCAGAAGAAATCGTGGCAAACCTTGGCAATGGTTCCGTCATCAAATGCGTTCTGAGCCACAAGGGCTACATCACACCAGCGCGCGATGGCCTGCATGTATTTGGGGCTACCTTCGGGCGTGACGATGCGCAGACGAACCTGCGCGAAGATGACCACGCATTTAACATTTCCCAGCTTGGCAAAGTCCTGCCCGATGTTGCGGCGAAGATCTCGCCTGACATGCTTCAAGGCCGTGCATCCTTGCGCACGACAACCGCGGATCACCTGCCCCTGATCGGTCCTGCGCCGGATTTTGACGCCTATCTTGCGTCATATGGCGACATCGACAAGGGCAAAAAAGGCGCGCGATATATCGATGCGCCCTACCACAAAGACGTGTATATCTGTACCGGTTTCGGGGCCCGCGGACTGATTGGCGCCCCGCTTGCCGCCGAGATTCTTGCCAGTGAGATTTGCGATATGCCCCTGCCTCTGGAAAAAGTGCTGATGGATGCCATTCATCCGGCGCGTTTTATCATTCGCGGCCTCAAACGTCGGCAACTCACCGCATGA
- a CDS encoding HAD family hydrolase, producing the protein MAKPVVRGVIFDCDGVLVDTETLACRVLTEQLCDYGCDMDMAKTHDLFIGGTLAMVPPKMEQMFGITLPEDWLSECYERTFTAFRYDLTPFAHLDPVLDLLEENNIPIAIGSNGPHAKMDVSLAKVGLKERFEGRVCSAHDVENPKPHPDVFLLAAQKIGVDIKDCIVVDDSQNGVRAGVASGATTIGLVDITPANYLLDAGAHHIATDHRDLYRLLADWMSAA; encoded by the coding sequence ATGGCAAAGCCGGTCGTTCGGGGTGTGATCTTTGATTGTGATGGTGTTTTGGTTGATACCGAAACACTGGCGTGTCGCGTGTTGACAGAGCAGCTTTGCGATTATGGCTGCGACATGGATATGGCGAAGACCCATGATCTTTTCATTGGTGGCACATTGGCGATGGTGCCGCCAAAAATGGAACAGATGTTTGGCATCACACTGCCAGAAGACTGGCTGTCTGAATGTTACGAACGCACGTTTACGGCCTTTCGCTACGATCTGACGCCGTTCGCACATCTTGATCCGGTGCTTGATCTGCTGGAAGAAAACAACATTCCCATTGCGATTGGCAGCAACGGTCCACATGCCAAGATGGATGTGTCGCTCGCCAAGGTAGGCTTGAAGGAACGCTTTGAAGGCAGGGTTTGCTCGGCACATGATGTCGAAAACCCTAAACCGCATCCGGATGTCTTTTTGCTGGCCGCACAGAAAATCGGTGTCGATATCAAGGACTGCATTGTTGTGGATGACAGCCAGAACGGCGTGCGTGCAGGTGTTGCGTCCGGTGCGACAACCATCGGTCTTGTCGATATTACGCCGGCCAACTACCTTCTTGATGCCGGTGCGCACCATATTGCGACCGACCATCGCGACCTTTATCGCCTGTTGGCCGATTGGATGTCTGCAGCCTAG